The region CTGTGCTTCAGCCTGCTGGCAGCCTTCTTTTGGCTTAACAGTTTCGGCTTCTACATTTGGAAGACTTTTCGGTCGAGAAACGTCTTCCTGCGGGTCACGGATGGCAGGAAGTACTGCTACTACTCCGCCTATGCCTGGGGATGCACGGCTACAATGGCTGCCTTGGCCGTCTTTGCGCATTTCTTCCTGGACGCCGACTCGTACAAGCGGGAGCAGATGGTGGGAGAGCAGGAGACGATCGGCTGGCTTGGCATCTGCATATTTTTTGCGCCCATTGCTTGCACCATTTTGGTCaatatattcttttttgtGACCACCAGGAAGCTGATCAACCGCAGGACGGTCTATGGTCGCATTGCACACAAGCTAAAAGCCAAGTGAGTAAATTTCCTCAAAGTATTGTTCATAAACGAGTAACCTATCAACGCATCTTCTATTTCCTCCAGCTTCATCATGTTCTCGCTGATGCTGTTGGTCATGTCCATAGCCTGGCTGTTTCTCATCATGTCCTGGCTGCAGCTGGAAGGCCTGCTGTATGCCCACATCGTGGTTAACGCGCTGCAGACACCGCTGCTACTCTACATCTGCGTGCTGCGCCAGCGACATGTGACCTTCCTGCTGAAAAAGACGTGTTGCTACAATGAGCCACCCTCGGCGAATGACTGGGGCGACGAGCTGCACTACATGAACGGCAACGACTACTGATGAGCCAACGTCCACACTAATTTAAGTGTTTTCGTAGTTTAGCAATGTCCAACATTGAGATTTGTACTtaattttaactaatttatGCTGTACGagatattaattaaaagaaaagtcTGACACTCACCTGACCGAACAGTTTGCCCTCCTCGCGCCGCACCAGGGGCGACAGCAGAGCCCGCACAATGAGGTGGCAGTCGTCCAGAACTGTGTTGAAGAAACGACGCGTCGGGAGAAGGGCCTCCAGATCGATGATGAACTCCAGAAAGCGTTCGCAGTAGTGAACCACGTTGGAGGCCACCTCGCCCTCGGCGGGAATGCTTTCGAGGATGTGCAGGAAGTCAATGATGAGGTTCTGCATGAAGTGTCTTTCCCAGACGACCTCGGGTTTGCTGTCCTTTTCCTTTTTCAGCAGGCGTTTCCAGTACTTTCGCCACTCGGGAACCTCTCGAAGCTCCTGCTCGCGGCGGCCTGTatggaaattcaatttgattagTTTTGATGGGTCAAAAAGTGGTCTTGGGAGTACTTACGCGGCTGCAGGCAGTGCCACATGGACAGGGAGACCAATCGCTTGGCCTGTTCGCGACATAGCTCGATCTCCATGCTGTTGAAACAGTGATTGATAAACATCAGCAGGGCCGTTCGCTCCCGCAGCGAGCTGCTGGCCTCCTTGGCCTTCTTTCCAGGCAAACAGCTTTCCAGCACGTGGCGAAAGAAAGCGGGATACTGATCAGGTAGTTTTTCAAACACACTCCAGACCTCGACACGTTCCTTAAACTTCTCGTTGGCCATTATCACGATGGACATGAGGTGGGCATGCGTGGCGGTCTCCCGCTGGTAATGTGGCCACAGATACTGCTCCAGGTACTGACTGAACTCCAGCATGTTGATGCGCCGCGCACTGTGGGCACCGCCGCCTCCGATTTCCTCGTTGTAGATGCGCTCGATGATCTGGGCACTGTACGGCTTGTGATCAGCCTTCGTGTCCGGCGTCCAGTACTGCGAGGCCAGCTGTGGATGTTATATTAAGATTATAAACCGCATATATGTTTTGTCCCGCGGAGCACCCACCTGCCAAATAACGTCCGAGTTGAGCTGGGCCACTGTGAGCGCTCCCGCCTTTTCCTTCGCATTCTTAGCAGCGGGTGCGGCCTGTTGGGCCTGCGTTTGACTTCTTCGCTTCATGGATGGCTTATAAAATggcagaaaagaaaaataaacacGATATTCTgcaccaaaacaaaaactgccGGTTGCAAGTGTGACCGTTTCGAAAGCGGCTAAAAATACCACAGTGACAATACCTTGTTCACACTATTGTCAACGTGCAATCGTTTATAGGCTAGGTCCGCtgtaacatatttttataatccaaaaaattaaatagtgTTACACGTTTAAAATGTTACAGAACAATAGTAATATTAAGCTAAttaagtgaaataaaattaaaactcgAAAGTCATTGTAGTTCGaactaaatatttgtttcGCGCTTTAAAGTCTTATTACTAGGCATTACATATGATTGGCGCTTCAAAAAGAGTATATTTATGATGTTATGGTTAGTAAACgcgtttttaaaaattgtttagctTTATGATagaataaatattgtttatattGGTACGagcttttgtaatttttttttttgaaaagagTTTTGTGGAAAAAGATCATTTCTGGCGTACTGCACTATAGATACCCCTAATGTTTGACGATGTGGCATCCCCGCGAACGGTCACATTATTTGTCAGGTCTGGCAGCACGGTGAAAGGTTTTTGTTTACTGCACGCCGGCTGCAGTTTTTAGGAATTGAAGTGTTATTTATTCGTAATTTAAGAAGACTGCTACACATAGAAAGTCGCCATGTCGCAGCCCATGCCGCCAGAAAACCTAAGTGTGAGTAGTGAATACAAACCTCATACATTTTCGTGCTAAATGAGCACCTTTGACTTCCAGTTGCAGAGCCGCCTGTTGACGGTGCTTAACCTCCCGCTGTTCGATCGCGTCCACGAGCTGAGCATCCTCTTCGACCGCTGCTCCCTGCGCCAAATCCAGGAGATCTTCCCCCACATAGTGCACTCCATATTCGGCATCAATGGCAATCCGCTGGGCTGGGGCCTGCGGACGACGACGCTTGAGAACAATCCGCTGCACTTCCAGACGCTTCACCAGTTCTTCGGCGTGTGCGGTCCCTGGATGCACCTCTGCCACCGCCTGCTCCTGGATCAGTATAAGTTCGATCTGGACATCAACCTGCTGCCGGTGAGTGGAGGTCATAGCTACAGCCTCTTTCCCCTGCTAAGTCATCCCCGTTTCAGGCCAAGTTCGTTAGCATGCTGCAGTCTGGCCAGAATCCCCAGTTTTATGCTGAACTCATCAACATAGACGCGATGATGCACCAAGTTGCCACTCTCTCGCTCAACGCCTTTGACTTTTATGTGATCCACTTTGTGCTGTACGCCCTGCAGCCGCTGCACTCCATCAATCCCATCGCCATGCAGATCCACAACGTGCGCAGCAAGACGATCTACCTGAAGCTGGTGTCCGAGTATCTCAACAACTTCCTGCCCCTGGTTCCCGATGCACGCATAGAGCCAGTGCACTTTAGTAGCGGCGTTAAGGCTCCACAGCCGCTGCCCGCGCAGGCTTTGCAGCCGCATAGACAGCCGCGCTATCTCAAGATCCCGAGCTCGTATCGCAATGGCGGGAACGTGTCGGGCGGCGGAGGCAGTCCGAACACCAGCGGTGGCAGTGGGAACACCTCACCGCAGTCCAACAGCCCCAATGCCAGTGCAAATAGGGCCTACGCTTGGCGATCCGAGAGTGTACTCCACTTCTTTGTGGACATCTGGCTGAGGTATGACATCGAGTCGGAGCACCATCTGCCCAGCAGCGATTTTGTGCGCGGCGTACGCACATTGGTTAAGCAGGTGCACTTCTTTGCCAACGGTGCTCAGCTGGATCACAGTTCGCTGTGCGCCCTACGCAAGGTGTCCTTAAGCATGGTGAAGGCCAGGATCTATGCATTTCTGTGCGGCTTGATCGATCGCTGGCCTCTGGACAGTTCGCTGATGGTGGTGCTGGAGCTCTGGCTTAGTTACATCCAGCCCTGGAGGTACACAATGGCGGCGCTGAACAACAAGACGTAAGGAAAATATTGTGAGCCTAAGTATTTAAGACAACTAAAAGATTTTCTCCCCCTCAGTCCTAGTCTTGCCTACAAGCCGCCCATTTTGTCCTGCTTCGATGGCTTCATCATGGACAATCTGATTATGTACACTCacatatttatgcaaatgctgCCGCACTTTGGGCGCTTGGATTACACCGTTTATCGAAACGCTTTTATGCTGTACCGCCTGGCCACAATGTTCTCCCAACATGACTTGGTAGAGAGATTACAGCGCTTTGAGCGTCTTCATGCGGGCAACTCTTATGGATTTGACTCGCCCCAGCGACAAGTCAACATGATGAAGTAAGGTGGCCGTTGTAAGAAAAacgattaaattttataacaaaacTTTCCTTTCAGCAAATCCTTTTCACCTGGCTCGCAGTGGAATCATGTGGTTAACACAAGCTCCACCAAGCTATTTAGCCATGCCATGCAGAAGCAGATGGAGAGCTTTCTGTTCCTGATCAGCATGGCACGCAACTCGGTTCTGAGAGACATTGCTTCGCTGCGAAACGACATTGCTGAGCGGCAGCGCTCCGAGGGATTCCTCAAGAACTTCTTTAACAAGCTCTTCGGCGAGTGCACCCAGGATGAGGTGACCCTGCGCGAGTTCAGTCGCATTCCGGAGGTCTTACGCCAATGCATCGACGCCTTCTGTAGAACTTTTAATGTAAGTTGCTTAGTTAAAATTCGAACTCTATTGCTAATAAAAGATATTTGGCTATGTAAACAGGTGGATCAAGCCAACCTGTCGATGCATGAAAACCTGCCAGAGGAACCTTGTCCGCCAGCCTCTAGCACGGTGCAGAATTTTAGCTTCTTCAACTCTAGCGACTCCCTGGACACCTCAAAGTTGAATCCTCACCAAATGTCGCTCAATGCGTCCAACATGCATGCCACCGTTGACCCCGCAACGCTGCCCATCCAGTCCAATGAAGTCAAATCTTTGGTTAGACTTCTGCACTTCATCTCTGAAAAGATTAACAAGAAGGTAAGGTTTACTTAAACTACTTCTGGTATTTCATAAAATGGCGTTACGAACTATTTCAGTATGGCAGCCAGATACAAGCGTATTATGTCCGTGACGATTACTGTGGAAAGGTTGCGCGGCAACTGCTGTACGCTCCAATGACAGAGCAGTGGTTTGACAAAAGCTCCGGCCAGGCAGACATATGTGAAAACTTGGTTCCCCCGCGAGTTTGCTTACGGACTTTGGGTTCTATCCCCTCTCTTATTACAATCGGTTGTGCCCTAATCTTTGGGCAACTGGTGTGGGGGGCACCAATAGTAGGACTAATACTTCTGGGCACTGTGCTGCTAGTCTACACCTTGCTGCAGGCACTGTTTTCCTAGTTTAATAAATTCAACTAGATAGATACATATTGtgacatttatatatttttataaaactaaagAAACTACGATTACAATTACGATTAGTGTTAGTATTATGATTATGTTAGTGCATGTATGACTGTATCACTCGGTTCGCGGCCGAAGGGCTAATCGCAAAGTCTGATCGGGCACTGTGACCATGCGGAGAACGCTGTCGACGGGCCGCTCGTTGAGGCAGCTCATCTCGAACTGGGAGGCGCATCGGCCCAGCAGGGAGTGGAGCTGCTTGAGTGCCACCCGGCGACCGATGCAAGATCGCTGGCCGATGGCGAAGGGCAGGCTGCCGTGTGACTGATGCACCTGCTCCGACTTCCCGATGCACCAGCGCTCCGGCACTATCCGTTCCGGCTGCTCGAAGTGTGATGGATCTCGACCTGCCGTGTACAGGGAGAGCAGCACCATGGTCTAAATGGAGGAATGGTATGAGATTGAGTTAGCTTTTTGCTTTACTTATTTCACTCACATCTTTTTCGATAAAGTGCCCGCCCAGCTGTGCATCCTGCGGCAGGTAGCGACCGATAAAGGGGGCTACGGGATAGAGACGCAGGGACTCCTTGATCAGGCCATGCAGCAGCCGGGAATCATTGGTGGCTTGCTCTTTGGCCAGGCGTCTCTGGAGCAGTGGCTCCTGGGAAAGGGCGAACAAGGCCCACTGGCTGCTGAAGGCGGTCTGGCGAAGGTAAATCTTGAATTAGACAGAGGTTTCCATTGTTGATTGCACTAATGCTTACCGTATCACCTGCTGCAATGACCAGGTCCACAAATATACGCTTAATCATCTCTTTTGGGACCTGCGCTGCCTGGAGACGATGGTATAGGGCCTCATCGTGCGGGTTCTTGTGATCCTCTTGCACACCAATGCAGTAATCGATTATGGCAGCTCCCTCGCGGAGCACCTCATCTACATTGGCTTCGAAATCGCGCCAGATGGGCAGGCGCAGAATCTGGGCCAAACGGGGCGGGAAGGTCATCAGCCGCGAGCTATGCTCGAAGACCTTGTGCACGATCTGGGTGAAGTAGTCCAGAGCAGACTGGATTTTGGGGCAGGTGAGGACGCTGTGGCCAAACATGATGCAACAGAGCACTGGAATGAGGTAATATGGGATTGGATTTATGAATATTATaagtatattatataaatattgaaagaGACTTCTAGATAGAGGTTATATAAGTATGGTTATATGAATACTAGAAGTATATTATATAGacatatatatagaaatatatattatagtatataaggatatatttaaatagtaGGAACAATATGAAATCCATTTAAAGATGCAAGTTAGAACCTCCAATATGATAGCACTTCCTAATCCCTGACATCATACCTTCTATAGACCATCGGTAGAGCTGCTGTTCCAGCAGGGGCAGTTCGTAGCGCCGTATCGCACCACCCTCCGCTGGCGGTAATGCCGCCGCCTCCGCTGTGCGACTCCTCCACTGCTCCACCATTCGCCTGGTACAGCTCTCAATATGCACGTCCATCCAATTCAAATTGCCGTTGAGCAGCAGCCGATTAAGTATGCGTCGGTTGTGCAGCCACTCCGCTCCCTCCCTGCTCCCATGGATAAAGAGAAGAACGGAGATCGGTTTCATAGTCACCTCATTTGCAATTCATCGGACTCATTTGGTCCACTCCACTTACATGAAGAACAGTCCCCGTTGGCAGGCATGCTGCTGGTTATACAGCGTCCAGGCATCCGGCAGCGGATGCTGCGGATACTGACCCTCGTGCTGGAAGACTCCGCGCATCAGATTCGCTGACGACACGAAGACTGCATCTTGAGTTCCGCCCAAGCGCTCCCGGAAGATGGGTCCGTACTGCTTGTGCCTCGCATCGACGTACTTGTGAAGGCTGTGGCGGGGTGGAGAAAATTTAAAGTAGGGATCCTCGGGATCTTTATACTCATATGTCGAACTTCTATAAATCGGACCATCTATATAATATGTTATTTTGATCACATTATCCTTATCTTATCATGATTACTTTTGAATTCACCATTATTCTCTGCTAATATAATATCACTTTTACCAAGTTAGTTTTAAGTATTATACTTATTAGAATGAAGTAGATTTAAGcacttcttatttttaaatgtaatcaCTTTTAAGACTTTCGCGTGGTAATAGGTATTACCTAAAGTCCGCAAAATTAGCTTTACCGCTTAACATTGAAATTGTTCGGTATAAACAAATTGAAGCAGCTTTAAGCATTTTTTTTGACACGATTAGCTCTTGagctaattattttttgtgatATTCCGACTTTTAGAAGTTCAACTATAGGGATTTACTGCGTGGCTCCTCCGGCGGCTATAAGATCCAGTAGGGTTCCGACCATCGGAAGACCCCTGACCCTGGGAATGGGCACATATTTGGCGACGGGGGAGAGTTCCAAGCCGGGAAAGCTGTCCGGCGGCGGCTTGCTCTTCGCGCGGAAGAGGCTCAGGCTGAGGATGCGCACCAGGAGCGCGTCGAGCAGGTGTCGCAGCCACCGAAGCGGACCCGGCCGCTCCCCCTTCTCTCTCATCACAGCGGGGGGTAACCACCAACCACCAAGCACCTGCACCTGCTCAGCTGCAAATGCTCTGCTTGTGCTCTAGAAAACGCGTCCCGACAAAGGGCAGGCCAGGGGCAGACTGATTCGACCGACCTCCCGGAGAGGGCCTTTTAACCCATCGAGCATGAAGAGTGAAGCACGGCGAATGGAGTATGGGGAATCAAGAGTCGAGTGCCGGTGATCGGCTACCTGCGCTGCCTGGCCACGATCAGTATGACGGCGATGCCGGTGGGCATCGAATCCGAAGAGCTGAAGAGCATACGGACAGTGCTGCTATCACCGCCTCGATTGATATATGCGCAAATCGGATCGGCACTGGATCGGCATTGGATCGGCTCATCCAGACGAGCTGAGTGGACACTAAAACTCTGCTGGCCATGCAAATTAGCCACCACCAGCTGCCAGCGAGGGCGCGCGAGCAGGCGCGGCAAGGAGGGCGAGAAA is a window of Drosophila biarmipes strain raj3 chromosome 3R, RU_DBia_V1.1, whole genome shotgun sequence DNA encoding:
- the LOC108025035 gene encoding sphingomyelin phosphodiesterase 4; translation: MSQPMPPENLSLQSRLLTVLNLPLFDRVHELSILFDRCSLRQIQEIFPHIVHSIFGINGNPLGWGLRTTTLENNPLHFQTLHQFFGVCGPWMHLCHRLLLDQYKFDLDINLLPAKFVSMLQSGQNPQFYAELINIDAMMHQVATLSLNAFDFYVIHFVLYALQPLHSINPIAMQIHNVRSKTIYLKLVSEYLNNFLPLVPDARIEPVHFSSGVKAPQPLPAQALQPHRQPRYLKIPSSYRNGGNVSGGGGSPNTSGGSGNTSPQSNSPNASANRAYAWRSESVLHFFVDIWLRYDIESEHHLPSSDFVRGVRTLVKQVHFFANGAQLDHSSLCALRKVSLSMVKARIYAFLCGLIDRWPLDSSLMVVLELWLSYIQPWRYTMAALNNKTPSLAYKPPILSCFDGFIMDNLIMYTHIFMQMLPHFGRLDYTVYRNAFMLYRLATMFSQHDLVERLQRFERLHAGNSYGFDSPQRQVNMMNKSFSPGSQWNHVVNTSSTKLFSHAMQKQMESFLFLISMARNSVLRDIASLRNDIAERQRSEGFLKNFFNKLFGECTQDEVTLREFSRIPEVLRQCIDAFCRTFNVDQANLSMHENLPEEPCPPASSTVQNFSFFNSSDSLDTSKLNPHQMSLNASNMHATVDPATLPIQSNEVKSLVRLLHFISEKINKKYGSQIQAYYVRDDYCGKVARQLLYAPMTEQWFDKSSGQADICENLVPPRVCLRTLGSIPSLITIGCALIFGQLVWGAPIVGLILLGTVLLVYTLLQALFS
- the LOC108025440 gene encoding cytochrome P450 315a1, mitochondrial, with protein sequence MREKGERPGPLRWLRHLLDALLVRILSLSLFRAKSKPPPDSFPGLELSPVAKYVPIPRVRGLPMVGTLLDLIAAGGATHLHKYVDARHKQYGPIFRERLGGTQDAVFVSSANLMRGVFQHEGQYPQHPLPDAWTLYNQQHACQRGLFFMEGAEWLHNRRILNRLLLNGNLNWMDVHIESCTRRMVEQWRSRTAEAAALPPAEGGAIRRYELPLLEQQLYRWSIEVLCCIMFGHSVLTCPKIQSALDYFTQIVHKVFEHSSRLMTFPPRLAQILRLPIWRDFEANVDEVLREGAAIIDYCIGVQEDHKNPHDEALYHRLQAAQVPKEMIKRIFVDLVIAAGDTTAFSSQWALFALSQEPLLQRRLAKEQATNDSRLLHGLIKESLRLYPVAPFIGRYLPQDAQLGGHFIEKDTMVLLSLYTAGRDPSHFEQPERIVPERWCIGKSEQVHQSHGSLPFAIGQRSCIGRRVALKQLHSLLGRCASQFEMSCLNERPVDSVLRMVTVPDQTLRLALRPRTE